The proteins below are encoded in one region of Paenarthrobacter ilicis:
- a CDS encoding CinA family protein translates to MSPTAGTPADTTPEEGTASSVVALALEKHLTVATAESLTAGMVAAALADTPGASGMLQGGVVAYQNSVKAKVLGVSGDLLAAVGSVDGAVAAAMADGARLACGADVGISTTGVAGPEPHDGKAVGTVFIGVSTADGSTAFEYGFDGGRPSIRRQASDAALARLFEALTSTGYRL, encoded by the coding sequence ATGAGCCCGACCGCCGGGACGCCGGCCGACACGACGCCGGAGGAGGGGACAGCGTCATCGGTGGTGGCATTGGCCCTGGAGAAACACCTCACTGTTGCCACGGCGGAATCGCTGACGGCCGGTATGGTGGCCGCCGCGCTGGCAGATACTCCCGGGGCGTCAGGAATGCTCCAAGGCGGCGTGGTGGCCTACCAGAACTCGGTCAAAGCCAAGGTACTCGGAGTGTCCGGGGACCTGCTCGCCGCAGTCGGATCAGTCGACGGGGCCGTGGCGGCCGCCATGGCTGATGGCGCCAGGCTTGCTTGCGGGGCCGACGTCGGAATTTCCACGACGGGGGTGGCCGGCCCCGAGCCTCATGATGGCAAAGCTGTGGGGACAGTGTTCATCGGCGTGAGCACGGCCGATGGCAGCACAGCCTTTGAATACGGTTTCGACGGCGGCAGGCCGTCCATTCGCCGGCAGGCCTCTGATGCTGCATTGGCCAGGCTTTTTGAAGCGCTGACCTCAACTGGTTACCGCTTGTAA
- a CDS encoding regulatory protein RecX, translating into MARAIVLRQLTMAPRSRLQLARKLAERNVPEHVAEAVLDRFEEVQLIDDPEFATMWVRSRSQSKKLAKGALRRELTEKGIELEAAEEALSQLSDDDEERAARELVERKVRPGMNLADRAERDKHTRRLAAMLARKGYAPSMAFRIVGEVLAEAGTLE; encoded by the coding sequence GTGGCCCGTGCCATCGTTCTGCGGCAGTTGACCATGGCGCCCCGGAGCCGGTTGCAGTTGGCGCGGAAGCTCGCTGAGCGGAACGTTCCTGAACACGTGGCAGAGGCAGTGCTGGACCGCTTTGAAGAGGTACAGCTCATCGATGACCCGGAGTTTGCCACGATGTGGGTCAGGAGCCGTTCCCAGAGCAAGAAGCTCGCCAAGGGTGCCCTTCGACGAGAGTTGACGGAGAAGGGCATTGAGCTGGAGGCGGCGGAGGAAGCGTTGTCCCAGCTCAGCGATGACGATGAGGAGCGTGCTGCACGTGAACTCGTTGAGCGTAAGGTCCGGCCAGGGATGAATCTGGCGGATCGGGCCGAGCGCGATAAGCACACGCGGAGGCTGGCAGCCATGCTGGCCCGCAAGGGCTATGCGCCCTCCATGGCGTTCAGGATTGTCGGCGAGGTGTTGGCGGAAGCCGGTACCCTTGAGTAG
- a CDS encoding DUF3046 domain-containing protein, whose translation MRASDFWRLMDDEFGSGYSRVLANSLVLAGVGGRTAVEALAAGRHPRDVWLAVCEVQDVPPERRLGRDIKPSSN comes from the coding sequence GTGAGGGCAAGTGACTTTTGGCGATTGATGGACGATGAATTCGGGTCCGGGTACTCCCGCGTGCTGGCCAACTCACTGGTCTTGGCCGGGGTGGGGGGACGTACCGCAGTAGAGGCCCTGGCCGCCGGACGCCATCCCCGGGACGTATGGTTGGCGGTCTGTGAAGTCCAGGATGTTCCCCCGGAACGAAGGCTTGGGCGGGACATCAAGCCGTCTTCCAACTGA
- the recA gene encoding recombinase RecA: MAAAPDREKALEAALAQIDKQFGKGSIMRLGDDTRAPIETIPTGSIALDVALGIGGLPRGRVVEIYGPESSGKTTVALHAVANAQRAGGIAAFIDAEHALDPDYAAKLGVDTDALLVSQPDTGEQALEIMDMLVGSGSLDIIVIDSVAALVPRAEIEGEMGDSHVGLQARLMSQALRKITGRLSQTKTTAIFINQLREKIGVFFGSPETTTGGKALKFYASVRIDVRRIQTLKEGADSVGNRTKAKIVKNKMAPPFKIAEFDIIYGQGISREGGIIDMGVEHGIIKKSGSWFTYDGDQLGQGMENSRRFLRDNPELAQELERLIKEKLGVGVKAEEESPKLKAVEG, encoded by the coding sequence ATGGCGGCAGCCCCGGATCGTGAGAAGGCGCTTGAAGCAGCGCTTGCCCAGATCGACAAGCAGTTCGGCAAAGGCTCGATCATGCGTTTGGGTGATGACACCCGCGCCCCCATCGAGACAATTCCCACGGGTTCCATTGCACTGGACGTCGCTCTGGGAATTGGAGGCCTGCCGCGTGGACGCGTCGTGGAGATCTACGGCCCGGAGTCCTCCGGTAAAACCACCGTGGCACTGCACGCGGTGGCCAACGCCCAGCGCGCCGGCGGCATCGCAGCCTTCATCGACGCCGAGCATGCGTTGGATCCGGACTACGCCGCCAAGCTCGGCGTGGATACGGACGCTCTTTTGGTTTCCCAGCCGGATACCGGTGAGCAAGCCTTGGAGATCATGGACATGCTGGTCGGATCAGGTTCACTGGACATCATCGTCATTGACTCCGTGGCCGCGTTGGTCCCCCGCGCTGAAATCGAAGGCGAAATGGGTGACTCCCACGTTGGCCTGCAGGCCCGCTTGATGAGCCAGGCACTTCGAAAGATCACCGGCCGCTTGAGCCAGACCAAGACCACGGCGATCTTCATCAACCAGTTGCGCGAGAAGATCGGTGTCTTCTTCGGATCGCCCGAAACCACCACCGGTGGTAAGGCGCTGAAGTTCTACGCCTCCGTCCGTATCGATGTCCGTCGAATCCAGACCCTCAAAGAAGGCGCAGACTCGGTGGGTAACCGCACCAAGGCGAAGATCGTCAAGAACAAGATGGCCCCGCCCTTCAAGATCGCGGAATTCGACATCATCTACGGCCAGGGCATCTCCCGTGAAGGCGGGATCATTGACATGGGCGTAGAGCACGGCATCATCAAGAAGTCCGGCTCCTGGTTTACCTACGATGGCGACCAGCTGGGCCAAGGCATGGAGAATTCCCGCCGCTTCCTGCGTGATAACCCTGAGTTGGCGCAGGAACTGGAGCGCCTCATCAAGGAAAAGCTTGGCGTAGGCGTGAAGGCTGAGGAAGAGTCCCCGAAGCTGAAGGCCGTTGAAGGTTAG
- the dapA gene encoding 4-hydroxy-tetrahydrodipicolinate synthase, whose translation MSDLRAPSPALGTLLTAMVTPFTEDGKVDYDQAAALAEKLVQDGCDGLVVTGTTGETSTLTDDENVGMFRAVKEAVGGKAAIIAGTGTNDTAHSVHLSQRAAEVGVDGLLIVTPYYNKPSQAGVRAHFETIASATDLPVMLYDIPGRSSIAIAPETMISLAKHRNIVAVKDAKADFAAATRVMAETDLLFYSGDDGLTLQWMALGAVGLVGVTTHVATRRFRQLVDAVNANDLATARSINFELEPVVRGTMTRVQGAVAAKQILKWQGVLPNSVVRLPLVEPDAAEIDTIRGDLAEAGMDFTV comes from the coding sequence ATGTCTGACTTGCGCGCGCCCTCTCCTGCACTTGGTACCTTGTTGACCGCCATGGTCACCCCCTTCACTGAAGACGGCAAGGTTGACTATGACCAGGCGGCAGCGTTGGCGGAAAAGCTCGTCCAGGACGGTTGTGACGGGCTGGTTGTCACTGGCACTACCGGCGAAACGTCCACGCTCACCGATGACGAAAACGTCGGAATGTTCCGCGCTGTCAAAGAAGCCGTTGGCGGCAAGGCTGCCATCATCGCGGGCACCGGCACCAACGACACCGCCCACTCAGTGCACCTTTCGCAGCGTGCGGCCGAGGTAGGGGTGGACGGTCTCCTCATCGTCACGCCGTACTACAACAAGCCCAGCCAGGCAGGTGTCCGCGCACACTTCGAAACCATTGCCTCGGCCACTGACCTCCCCGTCATGCTCTATGACATTCCGGGACGTTCCTCCATCGCCATCGCTCCGGAAACCATGATCAGCCTGGCCAAGCACCGGAACATTGTTGCCGTCAAAGACGCCAAAGCCGACTTCGCGGCTGCCACGCGCGTCATGGCGGAGACAGACCTGCTCTTCTACTCCGGTGACGACGGACTGACGCTCCAGTGGATGGCCCTGGGTGCTGTTGGCCTGGTGGGCGTCACCACCCACGTTGCCACGCGGCGCTTCCGCCAGTTGGTGGACGCCGTCAATGCCAATGACCTCGCTACCGCGCGGTCCATCAATTTTGAACTGGAACCCGTGGTGCGTGGAACCATGACCCGGGTCCAAGGCGCTGTTGCCGCCAAGCAGATTCTCAAGTGGCAGGGAGTCCTGCCCAACTCGGTTGTCCGTTTGCCCCTCGTGGAGCCGGACGCGGCCGAGATCGACACCATCCGCGGGGACTTGGCAGAAGCCGGAATGGACTTCACCGTCTAG
- a CDS encoding ribonuclease J yields the protein MTQTALPGLVTPPKLPKGTLRIVPLGGLGEIGRNMAVFEIDGKLLVVDCGVLFPEETQPGVDLILPDFSYIEDRLDDVVGVVLTHGHEDHIGAVPYLLRLKADIPLIGSQLTLALVEAKLQEHRIKPYTLTVKEGQVEQFGPFECEFVAVNHSIPDALAVFIRTDGGNVLHTGDFKMDQLPLDGRITDLRHFARLGEEGVDLFMADSTNADVPGFTTAEKEIGPTLDRLFGQAKKRLIVASFSSHVHRVQQVLDAAEKHGRKVAFVGRSMVRNMAIAAKLGYLDVPDNILVDIKNIDNMPDDRVVLMSTGSQGEPMAALSRMANGDHRVIVGKGDTVILASSLIPGNENAVFRIINGLLKLGADVIHKGTAKVHVSGHAAAGELLYCYNILEPLNAMPVHGETRHLIANGNIALESGVPSEGIILSDNGTVIDLKNHKATVVGQVEVGFVYVDGSSVGEITDADLKDRRILGDEGFISIITVINRTTGKIVSGPEIHARGVAEDDSVFDEIIPKINAALEDAVLNHADHTNHQLQQVVRRIIGTWVNRKLRRRPMIIPVVLEA from the coding sequence ATGACCCAAACCGCCCTTCCCGGATTGGTTACTCCGCCTAAATTGCCCAAAGGCACTCTGCGGATCGTTCCGCTCGGCGGACTGGGGGAGATCGGCCGCAACATGGCGGTCTTCGAAATCGACGGCAAATTGCTGGTTGTTGACTGCGGGGTACTGTTCCCGGAGGAAACCCAGCCTGGCGTGGATTTGATTCTTCCCGATTTCTCGTACATCGAGGATCGGTTGGATGACGTGGTGGGCGTAGTGCTGACCCACGGCCACGAGGACCACATTGGTGCAGTTCCCTACCTGTTGCGCCTGAAGGCGGACATCCCCCTGATTGGCTCGCAGCTCACCCTTGCCCTGGTGGAAGCGAAGCTCCAGGAACACCGGATCAAGCCCTACACCCTCACGGTCAAAGAGGGCCAGGTGGAGCAGTTCGGACCATTCGAGTGCGAATTCGTGGCCGTCAACCACTCCATTCCGGACGCGCTGGCTGTCTTCATCCGTACAGACGGCGGAAACGTCCTGCACACCGGCGACTTCAAGATGGACCAGCTGCCGCTTGATGGCCGCATCACCGATCTCCGGCACTTCGCGCGGCTTGGCGAAGAAGGCGTGGATCTCTTCATGGCCGATTCCACCAACGCCGACGTGCCCGGCTTCACCACGGCCGAAAAAGAAATCGGGCCCACCTTGGACCGTCTGTTCGGGCAGGCAAAGAAGCGCCTCATCGTCGCGTCCTTCTCTTCCCACGTCCACAGGGTGCAGCAGGTCCTGGATGCGGCTGAAAAGCACGGACGCAAAGTGGCCTTCGTGGGCCGGTCCATGGTCCGCAACATGGCCATAGCGGCAAAACTCGGTTACCTCGATGTTCCGGACAACATCCTGGTGGACATCAAGAACATCGACAACATGCCGGATGACCGGGTGGTCCTGATGTCCACCGGTTCCCAGGGTGAGCCCATGGCTGCCCTGTCCCGGATGGCCAATGGCGATCACCGCGTGATCGTGGGCAAGGGCGATACCGTCATCCTGGCCTCCAGCCTGATTCCCGGCAACGAGAATGCGGTGTTCCGCATCATCAACGGCCTGCTGAAGCTGGGTGCAGACGTCATCCACAAGGGCACCGCAAAAGTCCACGTGTCTGGTCACGCTGCCGCCGGCGAACTGCTGTACTGCTACAACATCCTTGAACCGCTGAACGCCATGCCGGTGCACGGCGAAACCCGCCACCTCATCGCCAACGGCAACATCGCTTTGGAATCCGGAGTTCCTTCGGAGGGCATCATCCTCAGCGACAACGGAACAGTCATTGACCTCAAGAACCACAAGGCCACAGTGGTGGGGCAGGTGGAGGTCGGCTTCGTCTACGTTGACGGCTCCAGCGTCGGCGAAATCACGGATGCCGATTTGAAGGATCGCCGCATCCTGGGCGATGAGGGCTTTATCTCCATCATCACCGTCATCAACCGCACCACGGGCAAGATCGTCTCCGGTCCGGAGATCCACGCCCGCGGCGTGGCAGAGGACGACTCTGTGTTCGATGAGATCATTCCCAAGATCAATGCTGCGCTGGAAGATGCAGTGCTCAACCATGCGGACCACACCAACCACCAGCTGCAGCAGGTGGTGCGACGGATCATCGGCACCTGGGTGAACCGCAAGCTCCGCCGCCGTCCCATGATCATTCCGGTGGTCCTGGAGGCATAG
- a CDS encoding FtsK/SpoIIIE family DNA translocase encodes MATRTTSTPRGSSSSKTGGTGRGAAASKSTTSASKNGRGSTARTKQIAAVEPQAPLPLRMVASAWQGIGHVVGAGVRRIGQDVSDLDPEDRRDGAALFNLVLGAGIATFAWWGLTGWLPDAVYSVVNGTFGWMSLLLPLMLFVCAFRLFRKPQDGRGNNRVGIGFLVMTLAGSALAHVIGGLPTVADGFDGLRKAGGMLGFLAAAPFAAIHPAIPVIIYSLLAFVSVLIVTATPFGSIPSRIRGAYEHLMGVDLVDGGAKDGHDRSYLYENDSPSKPRKKKRMRLFGKDENPDGGIEGYVGDEAFEHAIVDDDEAPRSSEPRVPPGVRRPTQAEIAVGKIKAAQGLAGATPGIDNPTEAIPVLTPELSGQAVAAAQPAPVAQVPAKPAGAPLPQAPIPQRTEQLSLAGDVTYTLPASDYLTPGSIPKERTEANDAVVAALTDTLTQFNVEAAVTGFSRGPTVTRYEIELSPGTKVERVTALSKNISYAVASSDVRILSPIPGKSAIGIEIPNTDRETVSLGDVLRSQNARRTDHPMVMGVGKDVEGGYVVANLAKMPHLLVAGATGAGKSSFVNSMITSILMRATPDEVRMVMVDPKRVELTAYEGVPHLITPIITNPKKAAEALQWVVREMDARYDDLANYGFKHIDDFNKAVRAGKVVPPVDSKRVIKPYPYLLVIVDELADLMMVAPRDVEDSIVRITQLARAAGIHLVLATQRPSVDVVTGLIKANVPSRMAFATSSVTDSRVVLDQPGAEKLIGQGDALFLPMGASKAMRVQGAWVTESEIHKVVEHVKGQLQAVYRDDVAAEAPKKQIDDDIGDDLEVLLQATELVVTTQFGSTSMLQRKLRVGFAKAGRLMDLLESRGVVGPSEGSKARDVLVKPDDLAAVLAAMKGQEAPAAPDSQTAALSDNANSNIAVGGYAEDLVAADLDNRTQAIEYYDGADGPKDDEGGEDAWSLTGR; translated from the coding sequence ATGGCGACCCGTACTACCTCCACGCCACGAGGCAGCTCCAGCAGTAAAACCGGCGGAACAGGCCGGGGTGCTGCTGCATCCAAAAGCACCACGTCGGCAAGCAAGAATGGCCGGGGGAGTACGGCCCGCACCAAGCAGATTGCTGCCGTGGAGCCCCAGGCCCCGCTGCCCCTTCGCATGGTGGCGTCCGCTTGGCAAGGCATCGGACACGTGGTGGGCGCCGGAGTACGGCGCATCGGCCAGGACGTCAGTGACCTTGATCCGGAAGACCGCCGCGACGGCGCAGCCCTCTTCAACCTGGTCCTGGGCGCAGGGATCGCCACGTTCGCCTGGTGGGGTCTGACCGGCTGGCTTCCCGACGCCGTCTACAGCGTCGTCAACGGGACGTTCGGATGGATGTCATTGCTGCTTCCGCTGATGTTGTTCGTGTGCGCCTTCAGGTTGTTCCGCAAGCCGCAGGACGGCCGGGGGAACAACCGCGTCGGCATCGGTTTCCTGGTGATGACCCTGGCCGGTTCTGCCCTGGCGCACGTCATCGGCGGACTTCCCACTGTGGCTGATGGTTTTGACGGTCTCCGCAAGGCCGGGGGCATGCTCGGTTTCCTGGCTGCGGCTCCCTTCGCGGCCATCCACCCGGCCATCCCGGTGATCATCTACAGCCTGCTTGCGTTCGTTTCGGTCCTTATTGTCACGGCCACGCCGTTCGGGTCCATCCCGTCCAGGATCAGGGGAGCCTACGAGCACCTGATGGGTGTGGACCTGGTGGATGGCGGGGCCAAGGACGGTCACGACCGCAGCTACCTGTACGAGAATGATTCGCCGTCCAAGCCCCGCAAAAAGAAGCGGATGCGGCTGTTCGGCAAAGATGAAAATCCCGACGGCGGGATCGAAGGGTACGTCGGTGACGAGGCCTTCGAGCACGCCATAGTGGACGACGACGAGGCGCCACGTTCGTCCGAACCGCGGGTACCGCCGGGCGTACGGCGGCCCACCCAGGCTGAGATCGCCGTCGGAAAGATCAAGGCAGCGCAGGGGCTTGCCGGCGCAACGCCGGGCATCGACAACCCCACTGAAGCCATTCCCGTCCTGACCCCCGAGCTGTCCGGCCAGGCAGTGGCTGCCGCCCAGCCCGCCCCGGTTGCCCAGGTCCCGGCCAAGCCGGCCGGCGCTCCGCTTCCGCAGGCACCCATTCCCCAACGCACGGAGCAGTTGTCGCTCGCCGGCGACGTCACCTACACCCTCCCCGCGTCTGATTACCTGACCCCCGGGTCAATCCCGAAGGAGCGCACCGAGGCCAACGATGCCGTTGTTGCTGCCCTGACGGACACCTTGACGCAATTCAACGTAGAGGCAGCGGTGACCGGCTTCAGCCGTGGTCCCACGGTCACCCGGTACGAAATCGAGCTTTCCCCCGGCACCAAGGTGGAGCGCGTCACTGCGTTGTCCAAAAACATTTCCTACGCCGTGGCCTCCAGTGATGTCCGTATCCTCAGCCCTATTCCGGGGAAGTCGGCCATCGGTATCGAAATTCCCAACACGGACCGCGAAACGGTGTCCCTGGGCGACGTCCTGCGCAGCCAGAACGCCCGCCGCACGGACCACCCCATGGTGATGGGTGTGGGCAAGGACGTCGAGGGCGGCTACGTCGTGGCCAACCTCGCCAAGATGCCCCACCTGTTGGTGGCCGGTGCCACGGGCGCCGGTAAATCCAGCTTCGTCAACTCCATGATCACTTCCATCCTGATGCGTGCAACGCCGGATGAGGTCCGCATGGTCATGGTGGATCCCAAGCGCGTGGAACTCACGGCCTACGAAGGCGTTCCGCACCTGATTACGCCCATCATCACCAACCCCAAAAAGGCAGCAGAAGCACTGCAATGGGTGGTGCGGGAGATGGACGCACGCTACGACGACCTCGCCAACTACGGCTTCAAGCACATTGACGATTTCAACAAGGCAGTCCGGGCCGGCAAGGTGGTTCCTCCGGTTGACTCCAAGCGTGTCATCAAGCCTTACCCGTACCTTCTGGTCATCGTGGACGAGCTCGCCGACCTCATGATGGTGGCTCCGCGGGACGTGGAAGACTCCATTGTCCGCATCACGCAGCTTGCCCGCGCGGCAGGCATCCACCTGGTCCTGGCAACCCAACGCCCCTCCGTTGACGTGGTCACGGGCCTCATCAAGGCCAACGTTCCTTCCCGCATGGCCTTTGCGACGTCGTCGGTCACCGACTCCCGCGTGGTGCTTGATCAGCCCGGCGCGGAAAAACTGATCGGACAGGGCGACGCCTTGTTCCTCCCCATGGGCGCCTCCAAGGCCATGCGTGTCCAGGGCGCTTGGGTCACTGAATCCGAAATCCACAAGGTTGTGGAGCACGTAAAGGGGCAGCTGCAGGCCGTCTACCGGGACGATGTGGCTGCCGAAGCGCCGAAGAAGCAGATCGACGATGACATCGGGGACGACCTCGAGGTGCTGCTGCAGGCCACCGAGCTTGTGGTCACCACGCAGTTTGGCTCAACCTCCATGCTTCAGCGCAAGCTTCGCGTCGGTTTCGCCAAGGCGGGCCGCTTGATGGACTTGTTGGAATCCCGCGGCGTGGTGGGTCCTTCGGAGGGATCCAAGGCCCGTGACGTCCTGGTCAAGCCGGATGACCTGGCTGCTGTACTGGCAGCCATGAAGGGACAGGAGGCACCCGCTGCCCCCGACTCGCAGACCGCGGCTTTGAGCGACAACGCGAACTCGAACATCGCCGTCGGAGGCTACGCGGAGGACCTCGTCGCGGCGGACTTGGACAACAGGACGCAGGCCATCGAGTATTACGACGGCGCGGACGGGCCGAAGGATGACGAGGGCGGCGAAGACGCCTGGTCACTGACCGGACGCTAG
- a CDS encoding MarR family winged helix-turn-helix transcriptional regulator, with product MSNPLQSTPGPVASGDAVDDALQQVEHQLSLLWRRARSISYQLSRQVHPDMEPAAYGLLTVIRREGPIRLTDLATSIGVGKPSVSRQIAFLESIGLVFKEADPQDGRAQSIRLTEKGEEKMHQVQDARRQVFRERLGEWPLEDVQILADYMGRLNVIYGDGVLKDVAVSKEAAVSEEATVCKEPTDP from the coding sequence ATGAGCAATCCTCTCCAGAGCACGCCCGGTCCCGTCGCATCAGGCGACGCCGTGGACGACGCCCTCCAGCAGGTGGAACACCAGCTGAGCCTGCTCTGGCGGAGGGCACGATCCATCTCCTACCAGCTCTCGCGCCAGGTCCATCCCGATATGGAACCTGCAGCCTACGGCTTGCTGACCGTCATCCGCCGCGAAGGTCCCATCAGGCTCACGGACCTGGCCACTTCCATCGGCGTGGGAAAACCTTCGGTGAGCCGGCAGATTGCCTTTTTGGAGAGCATCGGGCTCGTCTTCAAGGAGGCAGACCCCCAGGATGGCCGGGCACAGTCGATCCGGCTGACCGAAAAGGGCGAGGAGAAGATGCACCAGGTCCAGGACGCACGCCGGCAGGTTTTCCGGGAACGCCTGGGCGAATGGCCGCTTGAGGATGTGCAGATCCTGGCCGACTACATGGGACGCCTCAATGTCATCTACGGCGACGGCGTCCTGAAAGATGTCGCCGTCTCCAAGGAAGCCGCCGTCTCCGAGGAAGCCACCGTCTGCAAGGAACCCACAGACCCGTAA
- a CDS encoding helix-turn-helix domain-containing protein, producing the protein MVKQPVSVNGVVRWKDVGLADKTQSEQKERKMVVLRHEIGDVLRDVRQRQGRTLREVSHSARVSLGYLSEVERGQKEASSELLSSICTALDVPLSHMLREVSDRVAVAEGVSVPDTVPQEFSQRYGRDLDLTDDFPQGMLSGAR; encoded by the coding sequence ATGGTAAAGCAGCCCGTGTCCGTGAACGGCGTTGTCCGCTGGAAGGATGTGGGCTTGGCTGATAAGACACAGAGCGAACAGAAGGAGCGCAAAATGGTTGTACTGCGTCACGAGATCGGTGATGTTCTGCGCGATGTCCGCCAGCGTCAGGGCCGTACCCTCCGCGAGGTTTCGCACAGTGCCCGCGTTTCGCTCGGTTACCTGAGCGAGGTAGAACGCGGCCAGAAGGAGGCTTCTTCCGAGCTCCTGTCCTCTATCTGCACAGCCCTGGATGTTCCGTTGTCCCACATGCTTCGCGAAGTCAGCGATCGCGTGGCCGTCGCGGAAGGTGTGTCAGTACCGGATACCGTTCCGCAGGAGTTCTCCCAGCGCTACGGCCGTGATTTGGACCTCACGGACGACTTCCCGCAGGGGATGCTCTCCGGCGCCCGGTAA
- the pgsA gene encoding CDP-diacylglycerol--glycerol-3-phosphate 3-phosphatidyltransferase yields MTRAEGDTASSRSDIWNLPNILTMLRIALVPFFVWFLLEDNHEFGIWRWAALVAFAVAIYTDKLDGDIARARGLITNFGKIADPIADKLLIGSALVLLSILAELPWWVTILILVREWGITALRFVVIKYGVMPASRGGKLKTVVQTLAIFLYLLPLKASVPWLDGLAFWVMMLAAAITLWTGVEYVVQALKLRAAGRRA; encoded by the coding sequence GTGACTAGAGCCGAGGGTGATACAGCGTCCAGCAGATCCGATATTTGGAACCTGCCCAATATCCTCACGATGCTCCGCATCGCCCTGGTCCCGTTCTTTGTATGGTTCCTCCTGGAGGACAACCATGAGTTCGGAATCTGGCGCTGGGCAGCGCTGGTAGCCTTCGCGGTGGCGATCTACACCGACAAGCTCGACGGCGACATCGCCCGGGCGCGCGGCCTCATCACCAACTTCGGCAAGATCGCGGACCCCATCGCGGATAAGCTCCTGATCGGCTCGGCCTTGGTGCTCCTGTCCATCCTGGCGGAACTGCCGTGGTGGGTCACCATCCTCATCCTGGTCCGCGAGTGGGGCATAACGGCCCTGAGGTTCGTTGTCATCAAGTACGGCGTCATGCCGGCATCCCGGGGCGGAAAGCTGAAGACCGTGGTGCAGACGTTGGCGATCTTCCTGTATCTGTTGCCCCTCAAGGCCTCCGTGCCGTGGCTGGATGGCCTTGCTTTCTGGGTCATGATGCTCGCCGCCGCCATCACGCTGTGGACCGGCGTCGAATATGTTGTCCAGGCCCTTAAGCTCCGCGCTGCAGGACGCCGCGCATGA